In Natranaeroarchaeum aerophilus, a single genomic region encodes these proteins:
- a CDS encoding 50S ribosomal protein L21e codes for MPNSKGPRQGTRNKLSNSPRDRGASPPQRSIQEFDEGQKVHLAIDPSTPKGRFHPRFNGHTGTVVGKQGRSFQVEISDKGKSKTLLANPAHLSAQE; via the coding sequence ATGCCAAACTCCAAAGGACCCCGCCAAGGAACCCGGAACAAGCTGTCGAACAGTCCGCGTGACCGCGGCGCGTCGCCGCCACAGCGCTCGATTCAAGAATTCGACGAGGGCCAGAAGGTCCACCTCGCGATCGACCCCAGCACCCCAAAAGGTCGGTTCCACCCGCGATTCAACGGCCACACTGGAACCGTCGTCGGCAAGCAGGGTCGCTCGTTCCAGGTCGAGATCAGCGACAAGGGTAAATCGAAGACCCTGCTCGCGAACCCAGCACACCTGTCGGCCCAGGAGTAA
- a CDS encoding RNA polymerase Rpb4 family protein translates to MTIFKEKISEEYLTVSETKELLSEVEAERAEDPDREMRYELARAIEHANRFAVLEPEESRELVTELQELDKVDESTAYKITNLLPQDRDELRTVYAKERYSLSGDELDTILDIVAKYA, encoded by the coding sequence ATGACGATCTTCAAAGAGAAGATCAGCGAGGAGTATCTCACCGTCTCCGAGACCAAGGAACTGCTTTCCGAGGTCGAAGCGGAGCGCGCCGAGGATCCGGACCGGGAGATGCGCTACGAGCTGGCACGGGCGATCGAGCACGCCAATCGGTTTGCCGTGCTCGAACCCGAGGAGTCACGCGAACTCGTCACGGAGCTTCAGGAACTCGACAAGGTCGACGAGTCGACGGCATACAAGATCACCAACCTGCTTCCACAGGACCGCGACGAACTCCGAACGGTGTACGCAAAGGAGCGATACTCGCTTTCTGGCGACGAACTCGATACCATTCTCGACATTGTCGCGAAGTACGCCTGA
- a CDS encoding DUF655 domain-containing protein gives MSDATGDESTLRHAVVLDHLPHGLPGDDRPQYETPSAAYALGERDFYLYELLFEDEADVSIGDRIVVSPAEERRSIQQLRTVEYEDLSSGATSELDYVVEEIVEANEGRFVDFYNDAQPITLRLHQLNLLPGIGKKLRNTILDERKRKPFESFEEVEERVSGLHDPEGVIVERIIEELREDDLKYRRFVGGDD, from the coding sequence ATGAGCGACGCCACTGGCGACGAGTCGACGTTACGTCACGCGGTCGTACTCGATCACCTGCCACACGGTTTGCCAGGTGACGATCGACCACAGTACGAGACGCCCTCGGCAGCGTACGCCCTCGGCGAGCGGGACTTCTATCTCTACGAGCTCCTCTTCGAGGACGAGGCCGACGTGAGTATCGGTGATCGGATCGTCGTCTCCCCCGCCGAGGAACGGAGATCCATCCAGCAGCTCCGGACCGTGGAGTACGAGGACCTTTCCAGCGGTGCGACGTCCGAACTCGACTACGTCGTCGAAGAGATCGTCGAGGCAAACGAAGGGCGGTTCGTCGATTTCTACAACGACGCACAGCCGATCACCCTCCGACTCCACCAGCTGAACTTGCTTCCGGGGATCGGGAAGAAGCTCCGAAACACGATCCTCGACGAGCGAAAGCGAAAACCGTTCGAGAGCTTCGAGGAGGTCGAAGAGCGTGTCAGCGGCCTCCACGATCCAGAGGGTGTGATCGTCGAGCGGATCATCGAAGAACTCCGCGAGGACGACCTGAAGTACCGGCGGTTCGTCGGTGGCGACGACTGA
- a CDS encoding 16S ribosomal RNA methyltransferase A encodes MRDPDGLLARAGVRGNPDRDQHFLIDDRVLDRVPEHLDADTDRSHILEIGAGTGALTDRLLAVADHVTAIEQDGKLVSFLRQEFADEIDAGRLTVIEGDALNVEFPEYTASVSNLPYGASSEFAFRLLPRAKPTVLMFQREFAERMAAAAGTDEYGRLSVSAQHYADIEIVETVPREAFSPPPEVESAIVRTIPREPEYEVADEEFFLGFVTAVFTQRRKTLRNAIRNTVHISGIDDAAAVIDQLDEDLLRRRPGKLPPSIFAEIATVALEYGMDPGTRGGT; translated from the coding sequence ATGAGAGATCCTGATGGGTTGCTCGCGCGGGCAGGCGTCCGGGGGAACCCCGACCGCGACCAGCACTTTCTGATCGACGATCGCGTGCTCGATCGAGTGCCCGAGCATCTCGATGCCGACACCGACCGTAGCCACATCCTCGAAATCGGTGCCGGAACTGGCGCGCTCACCGACCGGTTGCTCGCAGTCGCCGATCACGTTACTGCGATCGAACAGGACGGTAAGCTCGTATCGTTTCTCCGCCAGGAGTTCGCCGACGAGATCGATGCGGGTCGGCTAACGGTGATCGAGGGGGACGCGCTGAACGTCGAATTCCCCGAGTACACCGCGTCCGTCTCGAACCTTCCGTACGGCGCGTCCAGCGAGTTCGCCTTTCGGCTGTTGCCGCGGGCAAAGCCGACCGTCCTCATGTTTCAGCGGGAGTTCGCCGAGCGGATGGCGGCCGCGGCGGGCACTGACGAGTACGGCCGCCTCTCCGTGAGCGCCCAGCATTACGCCGATATCGAGATCGTCGAGACAGTTCCCCGTGAGGCGTTTTCGCCGCCACCGGAGGTCGAAAGCGCGATCGTCCGAACCATACCTCGTGAACCGGAGTACGAGGTCGCCGACGAGGAGTTCTTCCTCGGGTTCGTCACGGCCGTGTTCACCCAGCGACGCAAGACCTTGCGCAACGCGATCCGCAACACGGTCCACATCTCGGGGATCGACGACGCGGCGGCAGTGATCGACCAACTCGACGAGGACCTGCTCCGTCGACGACCGGGCAAGCTCCCGCCGAGCATATTTGCGGAGATTGCGACTGTCGCACTCGAGTACGGTATGGATCCCGGAACCAGGGGGGGTACGTGA
- a CDS encoding mechanosensitive ion channel family protein translates to MIVLSGSIEFAWLFLVMGVTGLAEEVASTEGKILVTLLAILGAVLASWFARRAQSQLKRFVSPTVADLIASVVVIGVFATAVGLLVELWGLSNDVLAEIEAFELSAVIPQLIVTVLVLVGAQVFTGVIRRLLDDLMGSSDAVTRHQRQVTYRLSQLLIWTFALFVVLGVWQVNVSGLLVGAGFLGIVVGMAARQTLGSLLAGFVLMFSRPFEIGDWVQVGRDDQEGIVTDITMMNTRIETVDGEYVMVPNDVISSQAIVNRSRKGRLRVDIEVGVDYDTDLERAKELALDAVEDVEDAEDAPTPQVVSKRFGDSAILLGVRFWIDSPSARRYNRARTQAIGSIKDRYDEAGITIPFPQRTVGRRSGATEAVDFVSEPSPGGDE, encoded by the coding sequence GTGATCGTGCTGAGTGGGAGTATCGAGTTTGCGTGGCTGTTCCTGGTCATGGGCGTGACCGGGCTCGCCGAAGAGGTCGCATCGACGGAAGGAAAGATTCTCGTCACGCTGCTTGCGATCCTCGGTGCCGTGCTTGCGAGCTGGTTTGCCCGTCGAGCCCAGTCCCAGCTAAAACGGTTCGTCTCCCCGACGGTCGCCGATCTGATCGCGTCGGTCGTCGTGATCGGCGTCTTTGCAACAGCGGTCGGTCTTCTCGTCGAGCTGTGGGGCCTGAGCAACGACGTACTGGCGGAGATCGAAGCGTTCGAGCTGTCGGCGGTGATTCCACAGCTTATCGTCACTGTACTGGTCCTCGTCGGTGCGCAGGTGTTTACGGGCGTGATCCGTCGCCTGCTCGACGATCTGATGGGATCGAGTGACGCCGTCACCCGCCACCAGCGTCAGGTGACCTACCGGCTCTCGCAGTTGCTTATCTGGACGTTTGCACTCTTCGTCGTGCTGGGCGTCTGGCAGGTCAACGTCAGCGGACTCCTCGTCGGTGCTGGTTTCCTCGGGATCGTGGTTGGTATGGCCGCCAGACAGACCCTCGGTTCGCTGCTCGCTGGCTTCGTGCTGATGTTCTCCCGGCCGTTCGAGATCGGCGACTGGGTCCAGGTCGGGCGAGACGATCAGGAAGGGATCGTCACCGATATAACGATGATGAACACCCGCATCGAGACCGTTGACGGGGAGTACGTGATGGTGCCAAACGACGTCATCTCCAGTCAGGCGATCGTCAATCGGAGCCGCAAGGGGCGACTTCGAGTCGATATCGAGGTCGGTGTCGACTACGATACCGATCTCGAACGGGCCAAAGAGCTTGCGCTCGATGCCGTCGAAGACGTCGAGGACGCCGAAGATGCACCGACGCCACAGGTCGTCTCGAAGCGCTTTGGCGACTCGGCGATCCTGCTTGGGGTCCGGTTCTGGATCGACTCCCCGAGCGCGCGCCGGTACAACCGCGCACGCACGCAGGCGATCGGATCGATCAAGGACCGTTACGACGAGGCGGGAATCACGATCCCGTTCCCACAGCGGACCGTTGGTCGTCGAAGCGGGGCCACCGAGGCCGTCGACTTCGTCTCCGAGCCCTCGCCCGGTGGTGACGAGTGA
- a CDS encoding HemK2/MTQ2 family protein methyltransferase translates to MTDLAERRGVETDVYQPAEDSHLLATVAAEQVGQDDLVLEVGTGSGYVAEHVATESGARVVASDLNPHACRSARERGVETVRADLVSPFRDDAFDAVLFNPPYLPTDESEAWDDWMEVALSGGETGRAVIDPFLRAVGRVLAPDGRVLLLVSSLTGVDEVVDTAATEGFSAAALRDESYPFESLTVLKLLR, encoded by the coding sequence GTGACTGATCTCGCCGAGCGCCGGGGCGTCGAAACCGATGTGTACCAGCCAGCCGAGGATTCACACCTGCTTGCAACCGTCGCGGCCGAACAGGTCGGGCAAGACGACCTCGTGCTCGAAGTCGGGACAGGCTCGGGCTACGTTGCCGAGCACGTCGCCACTGAATCGGGTGCGCGCGTGGTCGCGAGCGATCTGAACCCGCACGCCTGTCGGTCGGCCAGAGAGCGCGGTGTTGAGACAGTCCGTGCAGATCTGGTGTCGCCATTTCGTGACGACGCCTTCGACGCCGTCCTGTTCAACCCGCCCTATCTGCCGACCGACGAATCCGAGGCGTGGGACGACTGGATGGAAGTCGCACTGTCCGGCGGCGAGACGGGCCGGGCGGTGATCGACCCGTTTTTGCGAGCTGTCGGGCGCGTCCTGGCCCCCGACGGCCGCGTCCTTTTGCTTGTGAGCAGTCTCACTGGCGTCGACGAAGTCGTCGACACGGCGGCGACGGAGGGGTTCAGCGCTGCCGCGCTCCGGGACGAGTCCTATCCGTTCGAGTCGTTGACCGTACTGAAGTTGCTGCGGTGA
- a CDS encoding thiamine ABC transporter substrate-binding protein encodes MDRRRFIAAIGGTAGAGLAGCISRDDGDDSEPTVDDSSDDTDDAGSENGSAERTLTVATYDSFLDAPSTAPGEWVKSEFESQHENVTIEWKTPESGLNHYIQRFDEDVAFDADIYLGLNVDDLIRADDQLDDSLFQELDRDAVDNAEHVRPDLEFDPHDRVLPFDTGYISMVYDENELSTPETFEQLTQDEFGGTLLAQNAQQSDPGQAFLLWTIHEFGEDGYLEYWRDLQENDVQILGSWWDTYSAYLEEERPMVVSYSTDQVFANRDGNDMSRHQLGFLEDQGYANPEAMAVFAGADEGTNTLAHEFFDFLLSPEAQGQIAKLNVQFPATDNADLDDEYTEFAQEPPETVFFDYEELQGNLDGWVEDWAREIAG; translated from the coding sequence ATGGATAGACGACGATTTATCGCTGCGATCGGTGGTACTGCCGGTGCTGGACTGGCTGGCTGCATCTCGCGCGATGATGGCGATGATAGTGAACCGACTGTAGACGATAGCTCGGACGATACCGATGACGCTGGATCGGAGAACGGCTCGGCTGAACGGACTCTCACCGTTGCGACCTACGATTCGTTCCTGGATGCACCGAGCACAGCCCCCGGCGAATGGGTCAAATCGGAGTTCGAGAGTCAACACGAGAACGTCACGATAGAGTGGAAGACCCCCGAAAGCGGACTGAACCACTACATCCAGCGGTTCGACGAGGACGTCGCGTTCGACGCGGATATCTACCTCGGCCTCAACGTCGATGATCTGATCCGCGCGGACGATCAGCTGGATGACTCGTTATTTCAGGAGCTCGACCGGGACGCCGTCGACAACGCGGAGCACGTCCGGCCCGACCTCGAATTTGACCCGCACGACCGAGTGCTACCCTTCGACACGGGCTACATCAGCATGGTATACGACGAGAACGAGCTCTCGACCCCCGAGACGTTCGAGCAGTTGACTCAGGACGAGTTCGGGGGCACCTTGCTCGCACAGAACGCCCAGCAGAGCGATCCGGGGCAGGCGTTCTTGCTGTGGACGATCCACGAGTTCGGCGAGGACGGTTATCTGGAGTACTGGCGTGATCTTCAGGAAAACGACGTTCAAATTCTCGGCTCCTGGTGGGACACGTACAGCGCCTATCTCGAGGAGGAACGCCCGATGGTCGTCTCGTACTCGACCGATCAGGTGTTTGCAAACCGCGACGGGAACGATATGTCCCGTCACCAGCTCGGCTTCCTCGAGGATCAGGGCTACGCCAACCCGGAGGCGATGGCCGTGTTTGCCGGTGCTGACGAGGGAACGAACACGCTGGCACACGAATTCTTCGACTTCCTGCTATCACCCGAGGCACAGGGACAGATCGCCAAATTGAACGTGCAGTTCCCGGCGACCGACAACGCCGATCTCGACGACGAGTATACGGAGTTCGCACAGGAGCCGCCCGAAACCGTCTTCTTCGATTACGAGGAGCTTCAGGGGAACCTCGACGGCTGGGTCGAGGACTGGGCCCGCGAGATCGCGGGATAA